Proteins from one Caulobacter sp. X genomic window:
- a CDS encoding folate-binding protein YgfZ, with product MTTPTVARLSSRAVIAVSGPDWRSFLQGLLTQDVETLAPGELRFAGLLTPQGKLLFDLFVAGTEDGALIDVQADQRDALLQRLSMYRLRAKVTLEASDRPVLAVFGGQITGDGLYADPRLPALGARAYDDRPANADEEAYEAHRLALGVPGPADWGQERTYPIEANFDLLAGIDFKKGCFVGQETTSRMKRRGTIKTRMLPITFDGPPPAFGAEVLAGELRAGEVLAGRDGRAMALLRLDRIDGADLTVEGRPVRVERPDWLV from the coding sequence ATGACCACCCCGACCGTCGCCCGCCTGTCCTCCCGCGCCGTCATCGCCGTCTCCGGTCCCGACTGGCGAAGCTTCCTGCAGGGCCTGCTGACCCAGGACGTCGAGACCCTGGCGCCGGGCGAGCTGCGCTTCGCGGGCCTGCTGACGCCGCAGGGCAAGCTGCTGTTCGACCTGTTCGTGGCGGGAACCGAGGACGGGGCGCTGATAGACGTCCAGGCCGACCAGCGCGACGCCCTGCTGCAGCGCCTCTCCATGTACCGCCTGCGCGCCAAGGTGACGCTGGAAGCCAGCGATCGCCCGGTGCTGGCGGTGTTCGGCGGACAAATCACGGGCGACGGCCTCTACGCCGATCCGCGCCTGCCGGCGCTGGGCGCGCGCGCCTATGACGATCGTCCGGCCAACGCCGACGAGGAGGCCTACGAGGCGCATCGCCTGGCCCTGGGCGTGCCCGGCCCCGCCGACTGGGGCCAGGAGCGGACCTATCCGATCGAGGCCAATTTCGACCTCTTGGCCGGCATCGACTTCAAGAAGGGCTGCTTCGTCGGCCAGGAGACCACCAGCCGCATGAAGCGGCGCGGAACGATCAAGACCCGCATGCTGCCGATCACCTTCGACGGCCCGCCGCCGGCCTTCGGGGCCGAGGTGCTGGCGGGCGAGCTGCGCGCCGGCGAGGTGCTGGCCGGTCGCGACGGCCGGGCGATGGCCCTGCTGCGCCTGGACCGCATCGACGGCGCCGACCTGACGGTCGAAGGCCGACCGGTCCGGGTCGAGCGACCCGACTGGCTCGTTTGA
- a CDS encoding glycosyltransferase family 9 protein: MTQRAFPILFITATRIGDAVLSSGLIKLLSDQIPNARFTIVAGPLAAPLFAHVPGLDRVIVMEKGKGKGHWFKLWNQVRHRKWGLVVDLRGSATALFLRRDKRAIWKKTPGEPVHKVVDAARTLKLEGEPPAPYLYITPEVEALADELLGAGGPILAVGPAANWIGKVWPIERFAQTAAQLLDKDGPLAGGRLLILGGPEDTRMVEELRMASARGRTIDLTGKVDLLTAYACLKRASLFIGNDSGLMHIAAAAGCPTVGLFGPSDERRYGPWGDKTVAVRGPRTFQQFLAVDPELSQAIRHMSDLPVPTVVRAAKELLARVAPPAEVSEPEAVVEAAEPETSPWGEPIEDVDALSEAPAEAAAEAPAVKPAAKPPARKRTAKRDAG, translated from the coding sequence ATGACACAGCGGGCCTTCCCGATTCTCTTCATCACGGCGACGCGCATCGGTGACGCGGTGCTTTCGTCCGGCCTGATCAAACTTCTCTCTGATCAAATCCCCAACGCGCGCTTCACGATCGTCGCCGGACCCTTGGCCGCGCCGTTGTTCGCGCACGTGCCCGGCCTCGACCGGGTGATCGTGATGGAGAAGGGCAAGGGCAAGGGCCACTGGTTCAAGCTGTGGAACCAGGTGCGCCACAGGAAGTGGGGCCTGGTCGTCGACCTGCGGGGCAGCGCCACCGCCCTCTTCCTGCGCCGCGACAAGCGGGCCATCTGGAAGAAGACGCCCGGCGAGCCGGTGCACAAGGTCGTCGACGCCGCCCGCACCCTCAAGCTCGAGGGCGAGCCGCCCGCGCCGTATCTCTACATCACCCCCGAGGTCGAGGCCCTGGCCGACGAGCTGCTCGGCGCCGGAGGTCCGATCCTGGCCGTGGGCCCCGCCGCCAACTGGATCGGCAAGGTCTGGCCGATCGAGCGCTTCGCCCAGACGGCCGCCCAGCTGCTTGACAAGGACGGACCTCTGGCCGGCGGTCGGCTGCTGATCCTGGGCGGGCCGGAAGACACCCGCATGGTCGAGGAGCTGCGCATGGCCTCGGCGCGCGGCCGCACCATCGACCTGACCGGCAAGGTGGATTTGCTGACGGCCTATGCCTGCCTGAAGCGCGCCAGCCTGTTCATTGGCAACGACTCCGGTCTGATGCACATCGCCGCCGCGGCCGGCTGCCCGACCGTGGGCCTGTTCGGCCCCTCGGACGAGCGCCGCTATGGCCCCTGGGGCGACAAGACCGTGGCCGTGCGCGGCCCGCGCACGTTCCAGCAGTTCCTGGCCGTCGATCCCGAGCTTTCCCAGGCCATCCGCCACATGAGCGACCTGCCGGTGCCCACCGTGGTTCGGGCGGCCAAGGAGCTGCTGGCGCGCGTTGCGCCGCCGGCCGAGGTTTCCGAGCCCGAGGCGGTGGTCGAGGCGGCCGAGCCGGAGACCTCGCCGTGGGGCGAGCCCATCGAGGACGTCGACGCCCTTTCGGAAGCCCCGGCCGAGGCCGCCGCCGAAGCGCCGGCGGTCAAGCCCGCCGCCAAGCCCCCCGCCCGCAAGCGGACGGCCAAGCGCGACGCCGGCTAG
- a CDS encoding dihydroorotase, with translation MTQTFDLIVRGGEVVNHAGRGFADIGVRGGKIVAIGDLSQASAGEVFDAAGLTVLPGVIDSQVHFREPGLEWKEDLESGSRGAALGGVTAVFEMPNTEPTTTDADALADKLSRAKGRMHTDHAFYVGGTHENAAFLGELERLPGCCGVKVFMGASTGSLLVQDDEGVENVLRHVNRRAAFHSEDEYRLAERRSLARPGDWTSHPEVRDAQAALQSTHRLVRIAKSLGKRIHVLHVTTKEEIDFLAQNKDVASVEVTPQHLTLVAPEAYERLKGFAQMNPPIRDAEHVAGVWRGVDTGVADVLGSDHAPHTREEKARPYPASPSGMPGVQTLVPIMLTHVVDGKLTLERFVDLTSHGVNRIFGLADKGRIAEGFDADFTIVDMKARRVITHDWMATRSGWTPFDGFEAKAWPKATIVRGIVVMRDDEVIAEGRGEPVRFLETLAG, from the coding sequence ATGACCCAGACCTTCGACCTGATCGTGCGTGGCGGCGAGGTGGTGAACCACGCCGGCCGGGGCTTCGCCGACATCGGCGTGCGCGGCGGCAAGATCGTCGCCATCGGCGACCTCTCCCAGGCCAGCGCCGGCGAGGTGTTCGACGCTGCGGGCCTGACGGTGCTGCCGGGCGTCATCGACAGCCAGGTCCACTTCCGCGAGCCAGGGCTGGAGTGGAAGGAAGACCTGGAAAGCGGTTCGCGCGGCGCGGCCTTGGGCGGCGTCACCGCCGTCTTCGAGATGCCCAACACCGAGCCGACCACCACGGACGCCGACGCCCTGGCCGACAAGCTCTCGCGCGCCAAGGGCCGGATGCACACCGACCACGCCTTCTATGTCGGCGGCACCCACGAGAACGCCGCCTTCCTGGGTGAACTGGAGCGCCTGCCCGGCTGCTGCGGCGTCAAGGTGTTCATGGGCGCCTCGACGGGCTCGCTCCTCGTGCAGGACGATGAGGGCGTCGAGAACGTGCTGCGCCACGTCAATCGCCGCGCGGCCTTCCACTCCGAGGACGAGTACCGCCTGGCCGAGCGCCGCTCGCTGGCGCGTCCCGGCGACTGGACCAGCCACCCGGAGGTGCGCGACGCCCAGGCCGCCCTGCAGTCGACCCACCGCCTGGTCCGCATCGCCAAGTCTCTCGGCAAGCGCATCCATGTGCTGCACGTCACGACCAAGGAAGAGATCGACTTCCTGGCCCAGAACAAGGACGTCGCCTCGGTCGAGGTCACGCCGCAGCACCTGACCCTGGTCGCGCCGGAGGCCTATGAGCGCCTGAAGGGCTTTGCCCAGATGAACCCGCCGATCCGCGACGCCGAGCACGTGGCGGGCGTCTGGCGCGGCGTCGACACCGGCGTCGCCGACGTGCTGGGCAGCGACCACGCGCCCCACACCCGCGAGGAGAAGGCCCGGCCCTACCCGGCCTCGCCGTCTGGCATGCCCGGCGTCCAGACCCTGGTGCCGATCATGCTGACCCATGTGGTCGACGGGAAGCTGACCCTGGAGCGCTTCGTCGACCTGACCAGCCACGGCGTGAACCGCATCTTCGGCCTGGCCGACAAGGGCCGCATCGCCGAGGGCTTCGACGCCGACTTCACCATCGTCGACATGAAGGCCCGCCGCGTGATCACCCACGACTGGATGGCCACCCGCTCGGGCTGGACCCCGTTCGACGGCTTCGAAGCCAAGGCCTGGCCCAAGGCGACGATCGTGCGCGGGATCGTGGTCATGCGCGACGACGAGGTGATCGCCGAGGGGCGCGGGGAGCCGGTGCGGTTCCTGGAGACGCTGGCGGGGTAG
- a CDS encoding RNA polymerase sigma factor, with the protein MASLDQTFRETGGRIVAALAAAFRDLDIAEEAFAEACAKAAQVWPSAPPLDPAAWLYATARRRALDMIRKRTIRRRLAPEAPLAEPSAEDMLVSDARLIPDERLRLIFVCCHPAVAPEARAALTLRLVCGLSAQEIARAFLVSEPAMLQRLTRAKRKIAEAGVSFEVPGPEAWPERLAAVLATLEVAYARAHEDAAGAGPHAGFAREMLGLTAVLAELLPNEADALAFAALVRYAEARRPARLDAEGVMVPLDRQDPALWRGDLVAEGEALLRRAGSLGPPGPIPLRAALHSAWCARETLDEPPPWPAILSLYDALLSFRDDPFVRINRAVALAEVFGPAAALADLEALDAARLAGFQPFHAVRADLLARLGRRAEALAAYDQALALGPAEAERRWLARRRTELGRGG; encoded by the coding sequence CTGGCGTCGCTCGACCAGACGTTCCGAGAGACCGGAGGCCGGATCGTCGCCGCCCTCGCGGCGGCGTTCCGCGACCTCGACATCGCCGAGGAGGCCTTCGCCGAGGCCTGCGCCAAGGCGGCGCAGGTCTGGCCGAGCGCGCCGCCGCTGGATCCCGCCGCCTGGCTCTACGCCACGGCGCGGCGCCGGGCTCTCGATATGATCCGTAAACGGACTATTAGGCGTCGCCTGGCGCCCGAGGCGCCCTTAGCCGAGCCTTCGGCCGAGGACATGCTGGTCTCCGACGCCCGCCTGATCCCCGACGAGCGGCTGCGGCTGATCTTCGTCTGCTGCCACCCGGCCGTGGCGCCGGAAGCCCGCGCCGCCCTGACCCTGCGCTTGGTCTGCGGGCTGTCCGCCCAGGAGATCGCCCGCGCCTTCTTGGTGTCGGAGCCCGCCATGCTGCAGCGCCTGACGCGCGCCAAGCGGAAGATCGCCGAAGCGGGCGTATCGTTCGAGGTTCCCGGTCCCGAGGCCTGGCCCGAGCGCTTGGCCGCCGTGCTGGCCACCCTGGAGGTCGCCTACGCCCGCGCCCACGAGGACGCCGCCGGCGCCGGGCCGCACGCGGGGTTCGCTCGGGAGATGCTGGGCCTGACCGCCGTGCTGGCGGAGCTGCTGCCGAACGAGGCGGACGCCTTGGCCTTCGCCGCCCTGGTCCGCTACGCCGAGGCCCGCAGGCCGGCGCGGCTCGACGCCGAAGGGGTCATGGTTCCGCTGGACCGCCAGGATCCGGCCCTGTGGCGCGGCGACCTGGTCGCGGAGGGCGAGGCCTTGCTACGCCGCGCGGGGAGCCTGGGACCGCCGGGGCCGATCCCGCTGCGCGCCGCCCTGCACAGCGCCTGGTGCGCGCGAGAGACCCTGGATGAGCCGCCGCCCTGGCCGGCGATCCTATCACTGTACGATGCGCTGCTGAGCTTCCGCGACGATCCGTTCGTCCGGATCAACCGCGCGGTGGCGCTGGCCGAGGTCTTCGGACCGGCGGCGGCGCTGGCGGACCTGGAGGCGCTGGACGCCGCGCGGCTGGCCGGCTTCCAGCCTTTTCATGCCGTGCGCGCGGACCTCCTGGCGCGTCTGGGACGGCGCGCAGAGGCCCTGGCGGCCTATGATCAGGCCCTGGCGCTGGGGCCAGCGGAGGCGGAACGGCGTTGGTTGGCGCGGAGGCGGACGGAACTGGGGAGGGGCGGTTGA
- a CDS encoding YciI family protein produces the protein MKYALLIFEDENAFRDERGRAWEEILAAHGAFAGELASKGILKGGAGLKTSDTATSVRKTSGQYALHDGPYAEAREQLGGFYIVEVDSLDEALALAKRVPLAGDGSVEVRPLIDED, from the coding sequence ATGAAATACGCCCTGCTGATCTTCGAAGACGAGAACGCCTTCCGCGACGAGCGCGGCCGCGCCTGGGAAGAGATCCTGGCCGCCCACGGCGCCTTCGCCGGCGAACTGGCGTCCAAGGGCATCCTCAAGGGCGGCGCGGGCCTGAAGACCAGCGACACCGCCACCTCTGTCCGCAAAACCTCGGGCCAGTACGCCCTGCACGACGGCCCCTATGCCGAGGCCCGCGAGCAGCTGGGCGGGTTCTACATCGTCGAGGTCGACAGCCTGGACGAGGCGCTCGCCCTGGCCAAGCGGGTGCCCCTGGCCGGCGACGGCTCGGTCGAAGTTCGCCCCCTGATTGACGAGGACTAG
- a CDS encoding glycosyltransferase family 1 protein produces MRILLATDAWEPQVNGVVRTLTRVVDELRAMGHIVDVVSPDQFPTFPLPTYPEIKLAIGAYEPVQERFKLFEPEAIHIATEGPIGLAARRICLEWKLPFTTSYHTKFPEYVSARLPLPLAAGYTYMRWFHKPSGRLMVATPTMRDELAKHGFRNLSPWSRGVDTDIFKPRQPGDPDIFEGLARPIFLNVGRVAVEKNIEAFASLDLPGTKVVIGDGPQREELAEKYPEVKFLGAKFGEELGRYFAGADVFCFPSLTDTFGLVILEAMAAGVPVAAFSAPGPVDIIPGSNAGVLAPGQTDGLKEACLACLELDRTVVRKFAEKFSWRACAEEFFRNLQPYPEPEKTRFWRRLRRLARLRKKTAA; encoded by the coding sequence ATGCGGATACTGCTTGCTACCGATGCCTGGGAACCGCAAGTCAACGGCGTGGTTCGCACCCTGACCCGGGTGGTCGACGAACTGCGCGCCATGGGCCACATCGTCGACGTCGTCAGCCCTGACCAGTTCCCGACCTTCCCGCTGCCGACCTATCCGGAAATCAAGCTGGCCATCGGCGCCTATGAGCCGGTGCAGGAGCGCTTCAAGCTGTTCGAGCCCGAGGCGATCCACATCGCCACCGAGGGCCCGATCGGCCTGGCCGCCCGCCGCATATGCCTGGAGTGGAAGCTGCCCTTCACGACCAGCTACCACACCAAGTTCCCCGAATACGTCTCGGCCCGCCTGCCGCTGCCGCTGGCGGCCGGCTACACCTACATGCGCTGGTTCCACAAGCCGTCGGGCCGCCTGATGGTGGCGACGCCGACCATGCGCGACGAGCTGGCCAAGCACGGCTTCCGCAACCTCTCGCCCTGGTCGCGCGGCGTCGACACCGACATCTTCAAGCCGCGCCAACCCGGCGATCCCGACATCTTCGAGGGCCTGGCCCGCCCGATCTTTCTCAATGTCGGCCGCGTGGCCGTCGAGAAGAATATCGAGGCCTTCGCCAGCCTCGATTTGCCCGGCACCAAGGTCGTGATCGGCGACGGCCCTCAGCGCGAGGAGCTGGCCGAGAAGTACCCCGAGGTGAAGTTCCTGGGCGCCAAGTTCGGCGAGGAGCTGGGCCGCTACTTCGCCGGCGCCGACGTCTTCTGCTTCCCGTCCCTGACAGACACCTTCGGCCTGGTGATCCTGGAGGCCATGGCCGCCGGCGTGCCGGTGGCGGCGTTCTCGGCCCCGGGTCCGGTGGACATCATCCCGGGCTCCAACGCCGGCGTCCTCGCCCCCGGCCAGACCGATGGGCTGAAGGAAGCCTGCCTGGCGTGCCTGGAGCTCGACCGGACGGTGGTGCGCAAGTTCGCCGAGAAGTTCTCTTGGCGCGCCTGCGCCGAAGAATTCTTCCGCAACCTGCAGCCCTATCCCGAGCCCGAAAAGACCCGTTTCTGGCGCCGGCTGCGTCGGCTGGCGCGGCTGCGCAAGAAGACGGCGGCTTAG